In a single window of the Bradyrhizobium erythrophlei genome:
- a CDS encoding MmgE/PrpD family protein: MTSELPTTSVAETLAGKIVALKPGTLPAATTRKCEDLLIDVVGLCVTARNQDYVASALAGWDDDGPCTAVGYARTLTASGAAFVNGTAAHGEDFDDTFEGGPVHAGAVIVPAVLAACERHNPDGRMALIGIAVGTEVLCRLSLVVPKAVHKAGFHPTAIFGAMGAAAGVGAALGLNARQIVDALGIAGSMAGGIIEYLAEGAWTKRLHAGWAAQSGIRAALLARGGFVGPRTVFEGVHGLFHGFAHTTKGDYDALTGDFGSRWVTDTLAFKPYPCGTMAQPYIDCARRLAARGVKADNIEEIVCEVAEGTVHRLWEPLADKQRPRNGYSAKFATPYLLAAGFVHGGVGLGAFTEGAIRDPRVLALAAKVKFVIDPDNPYPANYTGHLRATMKDGSVIEERQPYMRGGAQEPLTRQDVVDKFMLNAEHGGWTTAHGEAALKLMAGLYNGKIDLSALRS; this comes from the coding sequence ATGACATCCGAACTGCCAACGACTTCGGTCGCCGAAACGCTCGCCGGCAAAATCGTCGCGCTGAAGCCGGGCACGCTGCCGGCTGCGACCACGCGCAAATGCGAGGACCTGCTGATCGATGTCGTGGGGTTGTGCGTCACCGCGCGCAACCAAGACTATGTCGCAAGCGCGCTGGCAGGCTGGGACGATGACGGTCCCTGCACGGCGGTCGGCTACGCGCGCACGCTCACCGCCTCGGGTGCGGCCTTCGTCAACGGCACCGCGGCGCATGGCGAGGATTTCGACGATACGTTCGAGGGCGGTCCGGTGCATGCCGGCGCCGTGATCGTGCCGGCGGTTCTGGCCGCCTGCGAGCGGCACAATCCCGATGGCCGGATGGCGCTGATCGGCATCGCCGTTGGCACCGAAGTGCTTTGCCGATTGAGCCTCGTGGTCCCAAAAGCCGTCCACAAGGCGGGCTTTCACCCGACCGCGATCTTCGGCGCCATGGGGGCGGCCGCGGGCGTCGGTGCCGCGCTCGGCCTCAACGCCAGACAGATTGTGGACGCGCTCGGGATCGCCGGCAGCATGGCGGGCGGCATCATCGAATATCTCGCCGAGGGTGCCTGGACCAAGCGGCTGCATGCGGGCTGGGCGGCGCAATCGGGCATTCGGGCCGCACTGCTGGCGCGGGGAGGGTTTGTCGGCCCGCGCACGGTGTTCGAAGGCGTGCATGGGTTGTTCCATGGTTTCGCCCACACCACCAAAGGCGACTACGATGCCCTGACTGGCGATTTCGGCTCGCGCTGGGTAACGGATACGCTGGCGTTCAAGCCCTATCCGTGCGGGACGATGGCGCAGCCTTACATCGATTGCGCGAGGCGGCTGGCGGCGCGCGGCGTCAAGGCTGACAACATCGAGGAGATCGTCTGCGAGGTGGCCGAGGGCACCGTGCACCGGCTGTGGGAGCCGCTGGCCGACAAGCAACGCCCGCGCAACGGTTATTCCGCCAAGTTCGCCACGCCGTACCTGCTGGCGGCCGGTTTTGTCCATGGCGGGGTCGGGCTCGGCGCATTCACGGAAGGAGCGATCCGCGATCCCCGCGTGCTCGCGCTGGCGGCAAAAGTGAAGTTCGTGATCGATCCTGATAATCCCTATCCGGCCAACTATACCGGTCACCTCAGGGCGACCATGAAAGACGGCAGCGTGATCGAGGAGCGGCAGCCCTACATGCGCGGCGGCGCGCAGGAGCCGCTGACGCGGCAAGACGTTGTCGACAAGTTTATGCTCAACGCGGAGCATGGCGGCTGGACCACGGCGCACGGCGAGGCCGCCTTGAAGCTGATGGCCGGATTGTACAATGGGAAGATCGACCTGAGCGCGTTGCGAAGTTAG